ATAATATCGGGGTGACATATTTATCGACAAACCCCGTGTTCCATGCACACACGAAACATGTGGAAATTGACTTCCACTTCGTTCGTGAACGGGTTGCGGCCAAGACTTTACAGGTGCAGTTCATCTCCACCCATGATCAGATTGCGGACATTTTGACCAAAGCGCTGCCAACTGCACGATTTCAGTTTATGAGGGACAAGCTAAAGCTCCGCCACACCggatcttcatcttgagggggtgtattgaccaatatagccgttcTCACTCTTGGAACGTGCTATATTGGTACCcttcctattttatttcttacCATATGTTCACCCGACCATTTACATCTCTTACTATGTATTGCACTTACCATACATATTCCTTTCCTTGTATCACACCAGATTTGATATATTGCTTACTATATAAatccacatgtgatatagaatgttacctattatcacatgtgagatcttatcttttggggatcctttggtcctctatttatacCCATGTAATCCTATTGATTGAGTGTGAATACAAAATCCATCTTACCACGTCTAACAAAGACAATCATGTGCATCATACAATGTCtgcttttctgtattttttttttttttttttgttgatagtttgaatgaattttgttgcttctctggttttgaagatgaaaaaacGAATGAGACATTTCCTATTTGTATTATTTAAAACTTTTGTATGTATAATCGATccataaacttttgtaatttataatgttaatggcatttttgtaatttatagtaacCTATTAGTGCatctctgtctttttttttttaatatacactttatttagatttttaataaattttaatgtcctaacatcattgactttatatgtattttactattaatggtaattttgtaatttatattaatcaatacaaaactGTTTTTGGAataggtttatcaaacacctttcaggaAGCCAATAATGTTATTCTGGTAACAgtaacaccaaaatacgtttttCCAGTTATGTTTGTTCACATCTCCTATTGCACTCATATCGTATCTTGCCTTAACTATCGGTTGACTGATTTCTTGATGCTTTTAGGATGTATCTTATCAAGTTTTcagtaacaaaaaaaaaccatacaCACTTTTAGAAACCTTACTAGACATCGAACCAGTTAAGTGTCGAGATTTCTTTATCTCTGGTTTAAGCCACTGGATATATTACACTAAGACAGAAACTAGGTTGCAATACTAAAACTAAACTATTAAGCTACATGGAAAAATACAGTTCAACCTGGTTCAACTCGGTTGCTCTAGAAATAGCAAGAATTGCATGGATCACTGGTTGCCAAATATGAATCCCAATACCATGAACCTAGcccacagtttttttttttggtcaaaacctagcccaCAGTTACACTTGACCTATTTAATGCTAAAAATCTTTTCAGATTATGTATCGTGTAGGGGCAACGTTTTTCTTGTGCTTCCAAGGATATATAAAATTGGGGgcgggggagggggaggagtgTGAGATGTTTTCTTCTCAGTAGAGTTTTTCTGGTTTGGAGGACCATTCTCCTttgttttggagtttttttctcatttctttgaattttttgagaataagagatcaaggagaagaaggaaaaggctTCTTTGTTTCGGGGGTTcggcctttttttttattcttcttctccattttcaagGTTTTGAGGGCTCAGACGATTAGGGTTTTTCAATGGGGGGTTTTTGGCCAGAAAAAGGGTTTTCCTCTTGATTTTTCTGGTTTCAAGGGGTTTTCAGAGAAAAATGAAGgatagagaaaaggaaaaaaagagggagacGAAAAAGCCGTTTTCCAGCTTGGAttccccaaaagaaaaggaacgATTGAGACGAGAAAACCTCCGTCTAAAACCCTTCTTTTACTGGCCTGAGATGATTGCCtactcctttcttttcttactaTCTCCTATCTCGATCAAAGCTGACGATCGAAGGCCAACGATCTTCTTCCCTCCTTATccgagaagaagaaaaccctaaccctctcttctcttcctttcctagCTTCTTCATCTACGAGGTGAATATTACaacccttctccttctttaaaCAGTTTCACTAGTCTCTCCTTATCTTCACAACCAGCGGCTTTTGATCTGAAGTATGCATCAAGTTTTGGGACTCCAATAGATCGTCGAATGCCCTTTGAATAGTCTCCATCTAGTGACAAAATGCCATAGACTTCATCGACTAAACCAGATTGGACCATCTGATCTACATGCTCGTAGATATAAGTCTTCAGGACAGAAAGGGAGACATGAACCCCAAGAATACAAGAGTCATACTTGTTTCTGAATCTTAGGGTTTCATTGTCCACAAGTGCCTCTATGAATCTGTTGGAGCCACCGACTATGATTGAGAGATTTCCCCAATCCAAGATGCAAGTCGTAGCATGTAAAGTTTTTTCATAAAAATCGGCTATGGTGAAATCCGCTTCAGGACCTATGATCCCTATTAGGTGGTGAGGAACACCACCCATCTCCTCATCGGTGACTTTGTTTGTTACAATATCCAAACCCTTATGGACTTGAATTTTATCGGAGTTGATTACCTCTCCTTGGTATTTATTTGCAAGATATATGTCTAATTTGGATTTTTCGGTCACGGTCGAACCCAACACAAAAATAACTTTTGCTTTCACTTGCTGATGGAGGTTATTTCTGCCAACGGCAAGTGAAAGAAAAAGTTATTTTTGTGTTGCGTTCGTCCGCGACCGAAAAATCTAAATTAGACATATATCTTGCAAATAAATACCAAGTAGAGGTAATCAATTCCCATAAAATTCAAGTCCATAAGGGTTTGGATATTGTAACAAACGAAGTCACCAGTGAGGAGATGGGTGGTGTTCCTCACCACCTAATTAATGGGAATCAAAGATCCTGAAGCGGATTTCACCATAGCAGATTTTTGTGAAAAAACTTTACAAGCTATGACTTCCATCTTGGATTGGGGAAATCTCCCAATCATAGCCGGTGGTTCCAACAAATACATAGAGGCACTTGTGGACAATGAAACCCTAAGATTCATAAACAAGTATGACTCCTATATTCTTTGGGTTCATGTCTCCCTTTCTGTCCTGAAGAATTATATTTACGAACACGTAGATCAGATGATCAAATCTGGTTTAGTTGATGAAGTTCGTGACTTTTTCACACTGGATGGAGACTATTTGAAGGGCATTCGACGATCTATCGGAGTACCGAAACTTGATGCATACTTCAGAGCAGAAGCCACCGGTTGTGAAGATTAGGAGACACTAGAGAAACTGTTTGACGACGGAATTGATAGGATGAAGTCTAAAACATATGACTTAGCTTATCCCCAATTTGAGAAGATCAATCGCTTGAGGCTTGAGAAGGGTTGGAATATTCATCTCTTAGATGCCACTGAGGTTTCCTTAAGCGTGGTTTCCAACGTGAGCAAGAATGGCAGTGGCGAGTGGCTGAGTCGAGTATAAATATTGTGAGCACTTTCTCTATGGAGATAAATATTAATGGGCATTTGTATTCTTTGTGGTGTGCATGGGAGCATTAATTTATAGAGGCTGTGTGGTttacccttttgtttatttatttatttattttttggtaggaaCTGATAGATCATGTAGACGAATCTCATGGAAATCTTGTTCAAGTTGGAACAGCCGGGCTTCTTCTAGCTATAAAGACGCTGAAAATGGTCCATGTTTGGCTTTAGTTCTGGAATACAATCCCGAATATAATCTTGGTTCAATAGAACCAACAATCCAAGAGAGAACAAGACAAAATAAAACTACTTGTTCCAGATAGCCAGCTTCGAAGTATATTCGGGATCACTCTTCTTTGGGGCAACAATAGACCCATCTATGTAACCcgatgtttatttatttatttaattttttttttggggggggggggggcgagggTCTGGCTTTAGTACATGTTGGGTTTTACAAAATAGTGTTTGCAACCTCATGATGGAATAAATTGTCGTAAAGCATTTGgtgtaggggtgcaagtttggccctgatggcccgaacccgccctgtccgaacagggcttgggttgagattccttggccctgagggcaggtcagggttgggaatttccAGCCCTGAGTCAGGGCAGGGCCAGGTCAAGGatgaggcctcgggctgagcccgacccgacccacCCCGACGCtgtcttccttttcttgttctttctttctttctttttttgttcttctttttcctcttctttattctttcttctttctcttcttcttcttcttcttcttctcccagtcggaccagcccatgcatctcccttcccaaTCTGgacagcccatgcatctcccttcctccccatggtcagggccaataagggtcagcctggcccgaccctcagggtgggtcagggttggatttttctggccctgagtcagggctgGGTCAGGCCTGGGCCTAGTTAAGGGGACTcaggattgggctagggttttaaaaggcccgacccaacccaaccctgttgcagccctaatttgGTGTAAAGTCTATACCATCACGTCTTTATCCCTTGAATCCACATTGGCAGTATGCAGATTCTTTCTAACGTTGTCGGAAAGTCTGGATCATCTGCAAGATTTTTTACGTCTCTTTCAACTtcagattagagagagagagagagattggcttTGATATTATAGGCTTGGATCATctgcaagattttttttttatttatttagattttgcttctttaCTCCATTCACTGCAGCTTCTTGTTTTCCTTGATGTTTGATTTTGTTCAGCTTAGATTTAAGTGATTTTGTCAATGCATTTTGAGAGGgttaaaatttttttacttAGGATATGAGTGCTCTATGGTATAGGAGTCGGGTGGGATCCTTCCCCCTTGTActgctttctttttgtttaaaacTGATTTGCAAGGCTGCAGGGGATCTTGGAGTCCTTGTGGTTAAAAAACATTTCTCACTTTTTTGTTTGAAGGAGTTTTTAGAGTGAAACACACTGGTGCATTTTTCTAAAGTAAATGCAAGCCTTTCCTAACAAGCTAAAGCAAAGTTTTTACActaattaaaaaagaataaaaaaacaaatacaaaaattttCTTAGGATAATCCAGAGTTTGAGTTTTCAACATATTAGTCTCTGTAATGTCTCTTATAAGAATATTGCAAAGAGTTTGGTCAAATCATTTAAAACTATGGCATTCTTAAAtctagggagagggttctcttaGCTAGCGAAATGGAGAATCCACCAATCAAGGGGTGGGTTACAGTAACCCACCACCAGTGGGTTATGGTtcaccaagagagagagaaagagagagagagagagagagagagggagaggggttTGCTCCGTACCCGTATAAATGTATAATATCTACAGGTTCCACCAGCGCCTACCATTCCTACTTTGCCCAGcgaataggggtgtcaaaaaaacccaGCCATCCTGATccagccctaacccgccctgagcccggacaGGGCTGGGCCGGGCCTGTGTTCTTGACTGGGTCGGGCTAGGTTTAGTATTTTGCTGGCCTggccgggccgggcctgggttgaggccttgaccctggcagggccagCTCGACCCTGTACAATATATTATTTGTATAatgggctttgttaagtgggtTGGGGctatgtatttatatatattatatgtatAATGGGCTTTATTAAGTGGGTTGAGGCTACGTTAAGTGGGTTGGGgctttgttatttgttaagtGGGCTCACTGGGCTGTTATGGGCTGTTCACTATTCAGGACCAATCAGGGCCGGGCCGGACTGGGTTGAAGGTATgcttgaccctggcaaggtcgggctgggcttgggtttaggttaaggctgccagggttgggttagggttaaggccaagcccggcccagcctgacccattgacacccctaacagCAAACaaccatccacattaagcttaaTCCAAACACCAAAGAACCTATAAAATCGCCCAAGCAGGTCAGGGACGTACTAGTATGCTACGATACCCAAATTATGGGTTTTATTGAGATCTGCAACGGATGATATCGAGCCCTTAAGTTGAGGACTAATATCTTTCAGATCTTGCAATATCGTCTTGAAACGAAGTAAGAGGATCTTTTATAACCTTCAAACCTCATTATATTCCTTTTGAGCAATCGAATTCCTACTACTTTTAAAGCAAGTTAACAGGAATGGCAACAGTTTGGGTTAGTAAAGGCATATTTTAAGGAAAGATTGGCTTGTTGGATCGGGTTAAACTGTATTTGCCCATCTATTAATGGTTCAGTTTTAGTAGTGTAATCTAGTTTCTTTCTTAATGTAATATTCCAGTGGAggaaacaagggggcagaggtgtcttttcacatggggaggagagagatagactcatgggggtgctggcgtaagccacactcccgtacagaaaactgcttccctttttttaaattGCATGGACAGTCGATATGACATGCTTCATTTCCTTAAGCTCTCTCTAACGAATCTCTCTGTCTTcgcttgattttttatttctcaagtCTTTGGATTTCTGGTAATTAGTTCTAGTGTTTATTTTGATTATTCAGATAGaggttcttttttttggttttatttttttctaagtACCTCCTCTGAGGTATCACGTAATTATAAAAACACctttcagttttagaaaattttgcGTACACCCCCTGAGGTTGTTAAAAGTTAACATATGCCCCATTCCGTTGGTGTAGGACTAACAACCTTAAAAACAAAtggtgaactgacaaaaatgccctcatcttctccaaatcgtttaagatttgaaaacaaaaaaaatctgaaactcATCATCTCCAAATCGTTTTCCCAAAACCTAGGCTCTCGTCTTGAGTGTCAAGAGATGACATACAAAGTGATGAATTGGTTAGCCCAATTTGCTACgttatgggatttttttttcgtttttggtGTTTACTTCTATGATGGGTCCATTTATGTAACCCAATACCTGTCAAATTCAGGATCAGcaatgttaagaaaacaacgtccagaatggcgatttgcagaagaaatacgaaaatagagagagcacacacaacgcacaacacggagatttacgtggttcacctccaagatggaagctacgtccacggctgagcagtagaacaggtttcactattttctctgaaaatgttacaaaccctcatgtccctatctcaaagagataagaacaatatataagaaaaccctaaccccagaaagtacacaaatgcccctaatccaaaaaatgccaaaaaacctgagtcggaccaaaacataacgcatggctcaaaagtactcatttcgaaaatctcgacgagcccaacacaattCCAACCTGTGGTATCCATTTTTCAACATTCCGAGatcgtttcgaggccgaaacggccctccgaaggtctcaaccgcactttctggaccaaatcaagcttcaccaacaacacaGCCAGACAATTTCGCCCTCGTGTGAAATAAAAAGCACACACATCAAAAATGTTGAGCCACGCTTGATGCCAAATCATTGCTACATATAAAGAAGAAAGTTTCACAGTACATGCAGGAGAGTTGGAGGCTCTCGTCAAATCTTCCTTCTTCAAATTTTATCACAATTTTTTGGCTAAGGATGTCAATGGATATTctaaaattcgtattcgatctgcGTTTGTATCTGTTTAGGAAAATCCAAATCAGTCCGAAAATtaattggatacgaatatgataatccccctatttgatcgattattatccgattcgtttagtagttcaacggtaataaaatgtctaaaatataagggtgttaaatggtccggttTCAGTTAAACGGTTCAATTCAGTTCGattttgactgcttgagggtagaaaccgtaactaaacggtctcataatcaaaacctggaccGTTTGGCAAATGGTTTTTAAATGGTTCTATACGGTTTTACACGGTTTTGGTTAGATGGTTCTGTACACATTTTTTACTCTATTTATTAATACTAGTTATTAGttaatagttattacttattacttactaagttattagttttttttttggaaaaaggaaatcattaatgaagaaacatgACTGCTTAGCAGTTGTTACTTgctaggttttgattttttgtttatgaaaaaaaaaatttgttaagtTTTTAAACGATTAGGCGGTTTGGTTATAATcagttttaattggattacacgatttgaaaccgttggattaatcagcctaaaccaaaccaaactgattAAATAAACGGTGTCATTTCGAAAACCataaccggaccatttaactaaatggtctgtcggtttcggtttagtTTTCACACCCTTACTGAAATATATCTGTGTTCGTCTATCCCGGTTAAGTTACTTTATACCTTATaggattttgtttcttatttttataattttataaattaagataatgtgattctttttctagattttctattggtttatatatatttttttatgcaatgtgaAATAACGTAAGAATAgtacaaatataatatatgattCCATttcaagataaaataaaaagtaaaaaacgtaggaaaatcaaagactaagaataGTATACTCTCAATTCTCAACCCTtaccctcatcaacaaaacaggcaagatattatccgaatccatccaaaaactAATAGAATATTAGCCCAATCCATCTGAATataaacggatatggatataataatgccactatccgatcGAATTTGATCCATTTATATCCTTACTTTTGACTGTATTACCAATTTCATTAACGTACATGTCacgtcaaatttttttttgtaaggccACGTAACATTTCTTTAATAGGTGGAAAGTGAAGGCAATTGCAGTCCGTACACTAGGtccctccaaaaaaataaatcgagaaaattacatgattagctacttttgggttttcatttacaaaactgtccaccctatgtttgagttaacaaaaatagattaaaacaagttaaggtttacaaaactagacaaaatagtgtctctccctcccacacttacttctttagacatttttacccatGTCATTGCCTTCTCACCCAGACATCCTCCGTTCTCTGCAACCTTACTcttgtcccagccaccgccattctttgctaccccaagtaacagaggaaaaaaaaaaagagattttttttagaggggaactgtcgaggaaggaaggagagtcacttttttgtctagttttgtaaaactaaacttatttttgtctatttttgttaactcaaacatagggtggacagttttgtaaatgaaaacccaaaagtagcttaATCATGTAATATTCCCAAAAAAATCCATGCTCCtgttgtgatttttttttcccagttcCAAGGATAAGCATGGTTACATGGTCCGACATGTGATTTCATTGAATATTGAGTTAGTAAAGGAttgaattggattttttttgttttcctcttccAAGGATAAGCATGGCTATATACTTACATGGGATAAGCATGGTTACATGGTCCGACATGTATCAAATAAGATAAAGAGTAATTATGTAACAAAATAAAGTTCTCCAGCTGTCATGGGAGGGTACGTTAGCAGTTAGGGCTGTCAACTGGTTGGGTTCAGTCAGTTTTAGTCGAACTTGATCAGGCTACCTCAGGTCTAATACCTGCACTGTGGCTGCCCGATTATATAATAGGGCCTATATTAGGTAGGCTTGATCCCATTTATACACGGTCGATCAGATATCATCTTTAAGTGGGTACCACTACGCAGACTACTAAACCATTTTTCACTAAACAGGCTATAAATGAGCCTTAAACAGACTATTAATTAAATGCTTTAATTTTCAAAGCCTGTATTATTACCAAGATAATGGTTCGGATATAGAGCATAATAATATAAGaattatgggcaagagatctctacaagtagagatcttttacCCAAGAATTAAATACTTGACTAATGCGAAAGGACTCGTTGATGATAAAAGTTTAGattgattcatcaaatttatCTACAACAATAGTAATTCAGTAACAATCGAGCTTAATCGGGCTTTTAGGGGGTTGGGACTGAATCAAGGTCTTAGGCAGTTAGTCTCAGTCGGGTGACTATCGGGCTGAACCCAAGCACCGGGAACAACCGCCTAAAATTCGGTCTGGGCTTGAGCCCGACATGTTCAATAAACTACCCGGCCGGTCTCAAGTTTTCTGGATCGGGCTAACCAATGCGACCCTAGAAATgacagcctctctctctctctctctctctctctctctctctctcgtgtaaCAAAAGACATAGATATAGTCCTCTCCAAACTTATCAGAATTAAAGATGTTGGGATTAGATCAGAGGAGATAGAGAGACATAGGGAGGTGCTAGTGTACGCTACGCAGTTTGGTAGCGTTCTTCTCCTTATTAAGGCTAGGTTTTGTatgtattttcaaaataaattttcagtTTAGAATGCACTTTGAAACCcaatttttctctattttctcccttaaaaataaatttaaatccaaaACATATTTCGAGAATACATGCCAAACACAACCTATAtaataccaataaaaaaaattgagggCTCCAATATGAAGATGGGTAAATTTGCCGTGGAGACAATGACAGTGTAACCGcagaataaaattttttttgaagtcaTTTTTTTTAGCGTTAATTCAGAACGATGCGTGGCTCTGTTCTTAAGTCCCGGTTTGTTAAATTGATGCTTCACGGCATCTTTGTCAAATGAGACCAAAACACATACGGATGTGGCACGTGGCACTCATGCAAGTGAGGCTGAGTTATCCCATTTCTTTGGTGGGACCACCATTGGCCAAACACATACATTGAAAAAGTGCACACGTGGCAAGCAAAAAATTTGTGCTACCATGGAAGTTACAAAAAGGTCGTATCCAGTATACAAGGCTTCTGCGTTTAGCAGGTCTGGGGAAAGTCAAAtatacgcaaccttacccctgttttcagagaggctgtttccaggacttgaaccctgttgcgtcaagaaatcatcgagcagtcctgcgagtgccgtcacctgcaagtggaccaaaggggtcaacagagagaaccggtgtggtcccggcctagggctctccgatgccaaagttagatctcctggcgcaaatagatgaatagtgattattcagtatgagtttagatctcctctgatggggttgtgtaccttgccttttatagtagcgtatggcggtgtggagagtcccagtttgatggcgattgtcccgttgagtggatagaggccctgggtaacggggctctatcctgattgatcatctccctgcgggagggagtgtcctagtggtatcaagatccttggtggatagatacccgcgtgtggtgataacgtccttgatgcttgaatccgtctgggtgacgtgacctctaagcggcggtctagagtcctggtggtgacatgagtcttagcgatac
The sequence above is a segment of the Telopea speciosissima isolate NSW1024214 ecotype Mountain lineage chromosome 7, Tspe_v1, whole genome shotgun sequence genome. Coding sequences within it:
- the LOC122668751 gene encoding adenylate isopentenyltransferase 3, chloroplastic-like, whose protein sequence is MGGVPHHLIGIIGPEADFTIADFYEKTLHATTCILDWGNLSIIVGGSNRFIEALVDNETLRFRNKYDSCILGVHVSLSVLKTYIYEHVDQMVQSGLVDEVYGILSLDGDYSKGIRRSIGVPKLDAYFRSKAAGCEDKERLVKLFKEGEGL